A genomic segment from Mustela lutreola isolate mMusLut2 chromosome 15, mMusLut2.pri, whole genome shotgun sequence encodes:
- the WFIKKN2 gene encoding WAP, Kazal, immunoglobulin, Kunitz and NTR domain-containing protein 2, whose amino-acid sequence MWAPGCSRLWSCCAQAAVLLLLFGAPPRGLALPPIRYSHAGICPNDMNPNLWVDAQSTCKRECETDQECETYEKCCPNVCGTKSCVAARYMDVKGKKGPVGMPKEATCDHFMCLQQGSECDIWDGQPVCKCKDRCEKEPSFTCASDGLTYYNRCYMDAEACSKGITLAVVTCRYHFTWPHTSPPPPETTVRPTTASPETPGLDTVAPALLNHPVHQSVTVGETVSFLCDVVGRPRPEITWEKQLEDRENVVMRPNHVRGNVVVTNIAQLVIYNAQPQDAGIYTCTARNAAGVLRADFPLSVVRAGQAVAASESSPNGTAFPATECLEPPDSEDCGEEQTRWHFDAQANNCLTFTFGHCHRNRNHFETYEACMLACMSGPLAVCSLPALQGPCKAYAPRWAYNGQTGQCQSFVYGGCEGNGNNFESREACEESCPFPRGHQRCRACKPRQKLVTSFCRSDFVILGRVSELTEEPDAGRALVTVDEVLKDEKMGLKFLGREPLEVTLLHVDWSCPCPNVTVGETPLIIMGEVDGGMAVLRPESFVGASSSRRVRKLREVLHKKTCDVLKEFLGLH is encoded by the exons ATGTGGGCCCCAGGGTGCAGCCGGCTCTGGTCCTGCTGCGCGCAGGCGGCGGTGCTCCTGCTGCTGTTTGGAGCGCCCCCGAGGGGCCTGGCACTACCGCCCATCCGCTATTCCCATGCTGGCATCTGCCCCAACGACATGAACCCCAACCTCTGGGTGGATGCCCAGAGCACCTGCAAGCGGGAGTGTGAGACGGACCAG GAGTGCGAGACCTATGAGAAGTGCTGCCCCAATGTGTGTGGGACCAAGAGCTGTGTGGCCGCCCGGTACATGGACGTGAAGGGCAAGAAAGGCCCGGTAGGCATGCCCAAGGAGGCCACCTGCGACCACTTCATGTGTCTGCAGCAGGGCTCCGAGTGCGACATCTGGGACGGCCAGCCCGTGTGTAAATGCAAAGACCGTTGTGAGAAGGAGCCCAGCTTCACGTGCGCGTCCGACGGCCTCACGTACTATAATCGTTGTTACATGGACGCCGAGGCCTGTTCCAAGGGCATCACGCTGGCTGTCGTCACCTGCCGCTATCACTTCACCTGGCCCCACACCAGTCCCCCGCCGCCCGAGACCACCGTGCGCCCCACCACGGCCTCCCCGGAGACCCCGGGGCTGGATACGGTGGCCCCGGCTCTGCTCAACCACCCTGTGCATCAGTCGGTCACCGTAGGCGAGACCGTGAGCTTCCTCTGCGACGTGGTGGGCCGGCCCCGGCCGGAGATCACCTGGGAAAAGCAGCTGGAAGACCGGGAGAACGTGGTCATGCGGCCAAACCACGTGCGCGGCAACGTGGTGGTCACCAACATCGCCCAGCTGGTCATCTACAATGCCCAGCCCCAGGACGCCGGCATCTACACCTGCACGGCCCGCAACGCCGCCGGGGTCCTGCGCGCCGACTTCCCGCTGTCCGTGGTCCGCGCGGGTCAGGCGGTGGCCGCGTCGGAGAGCAGCCCCAATGGCACGGCTTTCCCCGCCACCGAGTGCCTCGAGCCCCCCGACAGCGAGGACTGCGGGGAGGAGCAGACCCGCTGGCACTTCGATGCGCAGGCCAACAACTGCCTCACCTTCACCTTCGGCCACTGCCACCGCAACCGGAACCACTTTGAGACCTACGAGGCCTGCATGCTGGCCTGCATGAGCGGGCCGCTGGCCGTGTGCAGCCTGCCCGCCCTGCAGGGTCCTTGCAAGGCCTACGCGCCCCGCTGGGCCTACAACGGCCAGACCGGCCAGTGCCAGTCCTTCGTTTACGGCGGCTGCGAGGGCAACGGCAACAACTTCGAGAGCCGGGAGGCCTGCGAGGAGTCCTGCCCCTTCCCTCGGGGCCACCAGCGCTGCCGGGCCTGCAAGCCGCGGCAGAAACTTGTCACCAGCTTCTGTCGGAGCGACTTCGTCATCCTGGGCCGCGTGTCCGAGCTGACCGAGGAACCCGACGCGGGGCGCGCCCTGGTGACCGTGGATGAGGTGCTCAAGGATGAGAAGATGGGCCTCAAGTTCCTGGGCCGGGAGCCGCTGGAGGTCACCCTGCTCCACGTGGACTGGAGCTGCCCCTGCCCCAACGTGACGGTGGGCGAGACGCCGCTCATCATCATGGGCGAGGTGGACGGCGGCATGGCTGTGCTGCGGCCAGAGAGTTTCGTGGGCGCGTCCAGCAGCCGGCGGGTCAGGAAGCTGCGCGAGGTCCTGCACAAGAAGACCTGCGATGTCCTCAAGGAGTTTCTGGGCTTGCACTGA
- the TOB1 gene encoding protein Tob1: MQLEIQVALNFIISYLYNKLPRRRVNIFGEELERLLKKKYEGHWYPEKPYKGSGFRCIHIGEKVDPVIEQASKESGLDIDDVRGNLPQDLSVWIDPFEVSYQIGEKGPVKVLYVDDNNENGCELDKEIKNSFNPEAQVFMPISDPASSVSSSPSPPFGHSAAVSPTFMPRSTQPLTFTTATFAATKFGSTKMKNSGRSNKVARTSPINLGLNVNDLLKQKAISSSMHSLYGLGLGSQQQPQQQQQPSQPPPPPPPPQPQPQQKASALSPNAKEFIFPNMQGQGSSTNGMFPGDSPLNLSPLQYSNAFDVFAAYGGLNEKSFVDGLNFSLNNMQYSNQQFQPVMAN, from the coding sequence ATGCAGCTTGAAATCCAAGTAGcactaaattttattatttcatatttgtaCAATAAGCTTCCCAGGAGACGTGTCAACATTTTTGGTGAAGAGCTTGAAAGACTTCTTAAGAAGAAATATGAAGGGCACTGGTATCCTGAAAAGCCATACAAAGGATCAGGGTTTAGATGTATACACATAGGGGAGAAAGTGGACCCAGTGATTGAACAAGCATCCAAAGAGAGTGGTTTGGACATTGATGATGTTCGTGGCAATCTGCCACAGGATCTTAGTGTTTGGATCGACCCATTTGAGGTTTCCTACCAAATTGGTGAAAAGGGACCAGTGAAGGTGCTTTATGTGgatgataataatgaaaatggaTGTGAGTTGGATAAGGAGATCAAAAACAGCTTTAACCCAGAGGCCCAGGTTTTTATGCCCATCAGTGACCCAGCCTCATCAGTGTCCAGCTCTCCGTCGCCTCCCTTTGGTCACTCTGCTGCTGTAAGCCCTACCTTCATGCCCCGGTCCACTCAGCCTTTAACCTTTACCACTGCCACTTTTGCTGCCACCAAGTTTGGCTCTACCAAAATGAAGAATAGTGGCCGCAGCAACAAGGTTGCACGTACTTCTCCTATCAACCTCGGCTTGAATGTGAATGACCTCTTGAAGCAGAAAGCCATCTCTTCCTCAATGCACTCTCTGTACGGGCTCGGCCTGGGcagccagcagcagccccagcagcagcagcagccctcccagccaccaccgccgccgccgccaccgcagccgcagccgcagcaGAAAGCCTCGGCTCTTTCTCCCAATGCcaaggaatttatttttcctaacaTGCAGGGTCAAGGTAGTAGTACCAATGGAATGTTCCCAGGTGACAGCCCCCTAAACCTCAGTCCTCTCCAGTACAGTAATGCCTTTGATGTGTTTGCGGCCTATGGAGGCCTCAACGAGAAGTCTTTTGTAGATGGCTTGAATTTTAGCTTAAATAACATGCAGTATTCTAACCAGCAATTCCAGCCTGTCATGGctaactaa